A stretch of the Psychroserpens sp. Hel_I_66 genome encodes the following:
- the bioA gene encoding adenosylmethionine--8-amino-7-oxononanoate transaminase, producing MSLKQRDQKHLWHPLRQHHLHPESFAIVKAKGCILTDEDGDEYIDAISSWYTSVYGHCNDYIIEKTYAQMQQLDQIMFSDFTHEPAIRLSEELIKILPEGQNKIFFNDNGSTAVEAAIKMALQYHFNTDDKRNVFIAFENGFHGDTFGAMSVSGLSVYNGPFAEFLIDVKRIPTPDGENHDIVLNTLRNLSLEYDIAGFIYEPLVQGAAGMKIHDVDGLNAILAFCKEHKILTIADEVMTGFGKTGRHFASDHIETKPDIICLSKALTAGLIPMAITSCTQVIYDAFLSTDMAKGFFHCHTYSANPIACATAIAGIELLVSSEMQNNIKRISKAHEDFGRQIKDHPKVKSVRHIGVIFALDLNTETERYGDLRDQLLKFFMDRGVFLRPLGNTIYIQVPYVISDEQLKKVYQVIEEALEIV from the coding sequence ATGAGCCTAAAACAAAGAGACCAAAAACACCTTTGGCACCCGCTAAGACAGCACCATTTGCATCCAGAAAGCTTTGCCATTGTAAAAGCTAAAGGCTGTATTCTTACTGATGAAGATGGCGACGAATATATTGATGCCATTTCATCGTGGTACACTTCCGTTTATGGTCATTGTAACGACTACATTATAGAAAAGACCTACGCTCAAATGCAGCAGCTCGATCAAATCATGTTTAGTGATTTTACCCATGAACCTGCAATACGACTTTCCGAAGAACTTATAAAAATACTTCCGGAAGGTCAAAACAAGATTTTCTTTAATGACAATGGCTCAACTGCTGTAGAAGCTGCCATAAAAATGGCGCTACAATACCATTTTAATACAGATGATAAACGCAATGTTTTTATAGCTTTTGAAAACGGATTTCATGGTGACACCTTTGGTGCAATGAGTGTTTCGGGACTGTCGGTTTATAATGGTCCGTTTGCAGAATTTCTAATTGATGTTAAACGCATTCCAACTCCAGATGGCGAAAACCACGACATTGTTCTCAACACACTAAGAAACTTAAGTTTAGAATATGATATTGCAGGTTTCATTTACGAGCCTTTGGTGCAAGGTGCTGCGGGAATGAAAATTCACGATGTTGATGGTCTAAACGCCATTTTAGCATTTTGCAAAGAACACAAAATCCTAACTATTGCAGATGAAGTCATGACTGGTTTTGGTAAAACAGGACGTCATTTTGCATCAGACCATATTGAAACTAAACCAGATATTATTTGCTTGAGCAAAGCATTGACCGCAGGATTAATCCCAATGGCAATCACATCGTGCACACAAGTGATTTACGATGCGTTTTTAAGTACTGATATGGCCAAAGGTTTTTTCCATTGCCATACGTACTCTGCAAACCCAATAGCATGTGCTACAGCTATTGCTGGGATTGAGCTTTTAGTTTCTTCGGAAATGCAAAACAACATAAAGCGAATTTCCAAAGCTCACGAAGATTTTGGACGTCAAATAAAAGACCACCCAAAAGTAAAATCGGTACGACATATTGGTGTGATTTTCGCATTAGATCTCAACACAGAAACGGAACGTTACGGTGATTTAAGAGATCAACTTCTTAAATTCTTTATGGACCGTGGTGTGTTTTTAAGACCATTGGGAAATACGATTTACATACAGGTGCCTTATGTGATTTCAGACGAACAGCTTAAAAAAGTATATCAGGTTATTGAAGAGGCTTTAGAAATAGTTTAG
- the bioD gene encoding dethiobiotin synthase — MNTYFITGIGTDVGKTVASAIITEALNADYWKPIQAGDLENCDTKKVQNLITNTTSKFHKNSYALQTPMSPHAAADIDQISIELKNITAPKTKNSLVIEGAGGLLVPINEKETILNLINPNYKVIVVSRHYLGSINHTLLTINLLREKGFEVALVFSGNEHQTTEAIIKKLTNVKVIGRIEEEPYFDKNVILEYAEVFRENLKSF, encoded by the coding sequence ATGAACACTTATTTTATCACAGGTATTGGTACAGATGTTGGCAAAACTGTAGCATCTGCAATTATAACAGAGGCTTTAAATGCAGATTATTGGAAACCCATACAAGCTGGAGATTTAGAAAATTGCGATACTAAAAAAGTCCAGAATCTAATTACAAACACGACTTCAAAATTCCATAAAAACAGCTACGCTTTACAAACACCTATGAGTCCGCATGCTGCTGCAGATATCGACCAAATCTCAATAGAACTTAAAAACATTACAGCTCCCAAAACCAAAAACAGTCTAGTGATTGAAGGTGCTGGCGGATTGTTAGTACCCATCAACGAAAAAGAAACCATTTTAAATCTCATCAACCCAAATTATAAAGTGATTGTAGTGTCCAGACACTATTTAGGGAGTATCAATCACACGCTTTTAACTATCAATCTATTAAGAGAAAAAGGGTTTGAAGTTGCTCTTGTATTCTCCGGAAATGAGCACCAAACAACAGAAGCCATCATCAAAAAATTGACAAATGTCAAAGTGATAGGACGCATTGAAGAAGAACCCTATTTTGATAAAAACGTCATTTTGGAATATGCGGAAGTATTTAGAGAGAATTTAAAATCATTTTAG
- a CDS encoding putative signal transducing protein produces MSEIFKTIARYQYTTEAQIIKGRLEAEGIEVFLKDHLTIDTDPLVSNAIGGVKLQVLAKDAMKAQHILSTINQYSLDDDGNQIECPNCGSGKVDLFSTITDFKSFFAFLIGFVSGTLPFHTRYKYKCETCKTEFTKEDIKPKKPISSQ; encoded by the coding sequence ATGAGCGAAATATTCAAAACCATAGCAAGATACCAATACACCACCGAAGCCCAAATTATAAAAGGGCGCTTAGAAGCGGAAGGTATTGAGGTGTTCTTAAAAGACCATTTAACGATTGATACAGATCCATTGGTAAGTAATGCCATTGGTGGCGTAAAATTGCAGGTATTGGCAAAAGATGCCATGAAGGCTCAGCATATTTTGAGTACCATAAATCAATATTCCTTAGATGACGACGGTAATCAAATTGAATGTCCCAATTGTGGTAGTGGTAAAGTAGACCTCTTTTCTACAATTACCGATTTCAAATCCTTTTTCGCATTTTTAATTGGATTTGTATCTGGAACGCTTCCGTTTCATACACGCTATAAATACAAATGTGAAACCTGTAAAACCGAATTTACAAAAGAAGACATCAAACCCAAAAAACCCATTAGCTCACAATAA